In the Streptobacillus moniliformis DSM 12112 genome, one interval contains:
- the rpsC gene encoding 30S ribosomal protein S3 has protein sequence MGQKVDPRGMRIGIVKTWDSKWFARKGKEYLNNFHEDLKIREYIKKNYYQAGISSIAIERVSENEITIIVSTGKAAVLIGRKGAEITALRAKLENMTGKKVFVKALEIKNPNRDAQLVAESIATAIEKRVAYKRAVQQAIQRAEKAGVLGIKVMTSGRLNGAEIARSEWTLSGRVPLHTLRADVDYATATAHTTYGALGIKVWIFNGEVLPTKKEGGTK, from the coding sequence GTGGGACAAAAAGTAGATCCTAGAGGTATGAGAATCGGTATCGTTAAAACGTGGGATTCAAAATGGTTTGCCAGAAAAGGAAAAGAATATTTAAATAATTTTCATGAAGATTTAAAAATAAGAGAATATATTAAGAAAAACTACTACCAAGCTGGAATTTCTTCAATAGCTATTGAAAGAGTTTCTGAAAATGAAATAACTATAATAGTTTCAACTGGAAAAGCAGCAGTATTAATTGGTAGAAAAGGTGCAGAAATCACAGCATTAAGAGCAAAACTAGAAAATATGACAGGGAAAAAAGTTTTTGTTAAAGCTTTAGAAATTAAAAACCCTAATAGAGATGCACAATTAGTAGCAGAAAGTATTGCAACAGCTATTGAAAAACGTGTGGCATACAAAAGAGCAGTACAACAAGCAATTCAAAGAGCTGAAAAAGCTGGAGTATTAGGAATTAAAGTAATGACTTCAGGAAGATTAAACGGAGCAGAAATAGCTAGAAGTGAATGGACTTTATCAGGTAGAGTACCATTACATACATTAAGAGCAGATGTTGATTATGCAACAGCAACAGCTCATACAACATATGGAGCATTAGGGATTAAAGTATGGATCTTTAATGGAGAAGTTTTACCTACTAAGAAGGAAGGGGGAACAAAATAG
- the rplX gene encoding 50S ribosomal protein L24: MIKSKIKSVPKKLHVKTGDTVVVISGRSNNDKRSNKSSQMGDKGKIGKVLKVFPKLGKIVVEGVNLKKKHLKPNAMNTQGEIVEREVPIFSSKVMLWDESVKSATRVRYEIKDGKKVRISVKSGQEI, translated from the coding sequence GTGATTAAATCTAAAATAAAATCAGTTCCTAAAAAATTACATGTTAAAACTGGAGATACAGTTGTAGTAATTAGTGGAAGAAGTAATAATGACAAAAGAAGCAATAAATCTTCTCAAATGGGAGATAAAGGTAAAATAGGAAAAGTTTTAAAAGTATTCCCTAAACTTGGAAAAATAGTAGTTGAAGGTGTAAATCTTAAGAAAAAACATTTAAAACCTAATGCTATGAACACACAAGGTGAGATTGTGGAAAGAGAAGTACCAATTTTCTCATCTAAAGTAATGTTATGGGACGAGAGCGTAAAAAGTGCTACAAGAGTAAGATATGAAATTAAAGATGGTAAAAAAGTTAGAATTTCAGTTAAATCAGGACAAGAAATATAA
- the rpsQ gene encoding 30S ribosomal protein S17, which translates to MERNERKVREGIVVSDKMDKTVVVVENTMKLHKLYKKRVKTSKRYKAHDELNECRVGDKVRIMETRPLSKDKNWRVVTILEKAK; encoded by the coding sequence GTGGAAAGAAACGAAAGAAAAGTCAGAGAAGGAATCGTAGTTTCTGATAAAATGGATAAAACAGTAGTAGTTGTTGAAAATACGATGAAACTGCACAAATTATATAAAAAGAGAGTAAAAACTTCTAAAAGATATAAGGCTCATGATGAGTTAAATGAATGTCGTGTAGGAGATAAAGTTAGAATAATGGAAACTAGACCTTTAAGTAAAGATAAAAACTGGAGAGTTGTTACTATCTTAGAAAAGGCAAAATAA
- a CDS encoding PTS transporter subunit IIC, translating into MMKDMTMKQFIMKVLNGTAIGIVVGLIPNAVLGGLFGYLEQFNPVFGILRQICVDIQWLVAPMIGFLVGLQFGFNPMKSAIIMSATWIASGALVRVDGVLKIGLGDLINVMLIAGIAAYVTMLLGEKLGSLTIVLQPIIVGVGVGFLGLLMLPYVKHISTTIGYGINSFTTLQPILMCILIAMSFSILIVSPISTVAIGIAIGLSGLASGSANIGVSATAAVLVIGSWAVNKAGVTIAVGMGGMKMMMPNIVKNPIMILPILTTSSISGLVVRILGITGDKVSSGFGFVGLVGPIKAMSDYAVNGITGLKALTFVIIAYFVVPFGVALISHIVYTKVLKVYKAEIYKFEN; encoded by the coding sequence ATGATGAAAGATATGACTATGAAACAGTTTATAATGAAAGTATTAAATGGTACAGCTATAGGTATAGTAGTTGGATTAATACCTAATGCAGTATTAGGGGGATTATTTGGTTATTTAGAACAATTTAATCCTGTTTTTGGGATTTTAAGACAAATTTGTGTTGACATTCAATGGTTGGTTGCTCCTATGATAGGATTTTTAGTAGGTTTACAATTTGGATTTAATCCTATGAAATCAGCTATAATTATGTCTGCTACTTGGATAGCTTCAGGTGCTTTAGTTAGAGTAGATGGAGTTTTAAAAATAGGGTTAGGAGATTTAATTAATGTTATGCTTATTGCAGGTATAGCAGCTTATGTTACTATGCTTTTAGGAGAAAAATTAGGATCATTAACTATAGTTTTACAACCAATAATAGTTGGAGTAGGAGTAGGGTTTTTAGGATTATTAATGTTGCCTTATGTAAAACATATTTCAACTACTATAGGTTATGGTATTAATTCATTTACTACATTACAACCAATATTAATGTGTATTTTAATTGCTATGTCATTTTCTATACTAATAGTATCGCCTATTTCTACAGTGGCTATAGGTATTGCAATAGGACTTTCAGGTCTTGCAAGTGGTTCCGCAAATATTGGAGTATCAGCAACAGCAGCTGTGTTAGTAATAGGATCATGGGCAGTAAATAAGGCTGGAGTTACTATAGCAGTTGGTATGGGTGGAATGAAAATGATGATGCCTAATATAGTTAAAAACCCTATAATGATTTTACCTATTTTAACAACTTCTTCTATATCAGGTTTAGTTGTAAGAATTTTAGGTATAACAGGGGATAAAGTAAGTTCAGGATTTGGATTTGTTGGACTTGTAGGACCAATTAAAGCCATGAGTGATTATGCAGTAAATGGAATAACTGGATTAAAAGCCTTAACTTTTGTAATTATAGCTTACTTTGTAGTTCCATTCGGAGTAGCTTTAATATCTCATATTGTATACACAAAAGTATTGAAGGTATATAAGGCAGAGATATATAAGTTTGAAAATTAA
- a CDS encoding autotransporter family protein — protein MYRKGIFLFIFLTSFSIISNSEQSTEKIVDEMIKKDFEKIEEIEKQIIYDEDGVEKTGDTFRVKDGKNGNIIINEDISSSEVIVNSNANANSLIFENNANISSSKEIILGGKETFQKDKVIDEVHYRKLVYVINNKEITQKGEGSALDLNAPYVHYVNSENSVLKGSLGIGAEKLAFLDNYGMIETLSFVSQNTGSIINGKHGIIKNFKMAGAGDLSLKNEGTINNGLFVDVNTAVSRIVNSGTIKGELYIQNTDLDINDDRESIFLNTKTGVIKDASAHMMSVLNMNFQNFGTIETENDFQLYALRGKIDNNGKIKGNMIIEDPSSNIDDKKEEISPLRVNLQNGVLEGNLLLSRKGFKETIVTIKSMDNVTGELDSTEGDNDTLRLIGEGKITDSNKFKEFEKLHLDSSKWEFINEEYKVNNEILVENSNPSIRKAKLKTKKFTNNERSTINVLEASNIEVEDKFVNKGLISFLNSKDNTSNLSIKGNYIGENSKLLMRTYIDELKSDKLKLDGSVNGSTGVEISNPNSTLDKRMKNKLKLIETKSSTKDAFTLLNSEYGIYKYGLNLEGNDWYLNQTYNMPIIGIILNSTNNARNEFNLTFNDHNESIANKKLWTKLSKIYSNNILSGDNKFNLPIKSNTSNIFMGYDLVESNIKDRTYKYGVFGNVGFDKANNLGKTNAFGLGIYGTFKNNNWYVDSWLNYMYLKNRIAIKNELRYINHALKASLEIGTRGDMYIGKMRLHSSHYWQLIYSHIFNTGLKYDEDVKYFGNSNIKSRLGTNLTLFTHFKNINPYLEFNWIYDTRLVGVRVEKEEYLYNNNKNTFELKWGLREMNVNDRLSMWVNIVHRFNEAGYRANGAEFGVQYKLR, from the coding sequence ATGTATAGAAAAGGTATATTTTTGTTTATTTTTTTAACATCATTTTCAATTATTTCTAATTCTGAACAATCTACTGAAAAAATTGTTGATGAAATGATAAAAAAAGATTTTGAAAAAATAGAGGAAATTGAAAAGCAGATAATATATGATGAAGATGGAGTAGAAAAAACAGGAGATACCTTTCGTGTAAAAGATGGTAAAAATGGTAATATAATAATAAATGAAGATATATCATCAAGTGAAGTTATTGTAAATTCAAATGCAAATGCTAATAGTCTTATATTTGAGAATAATGCAAATATCTCGAGTTCAAAAGAAATAATTTTAGGTGGAAAAGAAACTTTTCAAAAAGACAAAGTTATAGATGAGGTTCATTATAGGAAATTAGTTTATGTAATAAATAATAAGGAAATAACTCAAAAAGGAGAGGGTAGTGCTTTAGATTTAAATGCCCCATATGTCCATTATGTTAATTCAGAAAATTCAGTACTAAAAGGTAGTCTTGGAATAGGAGCAGAGAAATTAGCTTTTTTAGATAATTATGGAATGATAGAAACTCTTAGTTTTGTTTCTCAAAATACTGGAAGTATAATAAATGGAAAACATGGTATAATAAAAAATTTTAAAATGGCTGGTGCTGGGGATTTAAGTTTAAAAAATGAGGGAACAATTAACAACGGGCTATTTGTTGATGTAAATACAGCTGTTTCAAGGATAGTAAATTCTGGAACAATAAAAGGTGAACTATATATTCAAAACACAGATCTTGATATTAATGATGATAGAGAAAGTATTTTTTTAAATACAAAAACTGGAGTTATAAAGGATGCGAGTGCTCATATGATGTCTGTGTTAAATATGAATTTTCAAAATTTTGGAACTATAGAAACGGAAAATGATTTTCAACTTTATGCTCTAAGGGGAAAAATAGATAATAATGGTAAAATTAAAGGTAATATGATTATTGAAGATCCTTCTTCAAATATAGATGATAAAAAGGAAGAAATATCCCCTTTAAGAGTTAATTTACAAAATGGAGTATTAGAGGGTAATTTACTTTTATCAAGAAAAGGATTTAAGGAAACTATAGTTACTATAAAATCAATGGATAATGTAACAGGAGAATTAGATAGTACTGAAGGAGATAATGATACTTTAAGATTAATAGGTGAGGGTAAAATAACAGATAGTAATAAATTTAAAGAATTTGAGAAATTACATTTAGATAGTTCTAAATGGGAGTTTATTAATGAAGAATACAAAGTGAACAATGAAATATTAGTTGAAAATAGTAATCCATCTATTAGAAAAGCTAAGTTAAAAACTAAAAAGTTCACTAATAATGAAAGATCAACTATTAATGTATTAGAAGCTTCAAATATAGAAGTAGAAGATAAATTTGTAAATAAAGGTTTGATTAGCTTTTTAAATAGTAAAGATAATACGAGTAATCTCAGTATTAAAGGAAACTATATAGGAGAAAACTCTAAACTACTAATGAGAACATATATAGATGAACTAAAATCAGATAAGCTTAAACTAGATGGCTCAGTAAATGGAAGTACAGGAGTAGAGATTTCAAATCCTAACTCCACATTAGATAAGAGAATGAAAAATAAGTTAAAATTAATAGAAACTAAAAGTTCAACAAAAGATGCTTTTACCTTATTAAATTCAGAATACGGTATATATAAATATGGGTTAAATTTAGAAGGTAATGATTGGTATTTAAATCAGACATATAATATGCCTATAATAGGAATAATATTAAATTCTACTAATAATGCAAGAAATGAATTTAATTTAACATTTAATGATCATAATGAAAGTATAGCTAATAAAAAACTATGGACTAAACTATCTAAGATATATTCTAATAATATATTATCAGGTGATAATAAATTTAATTTACCTATAAAAAGTAATACGAGTAATATCTTTATGGGTTATGATTTAGTAGAAAGTAATATTAAAGATAGAACATATAAATATGGTGTATTTGGAAATGTTGGTTTCGATAAAGCAAATAATTTAGGTAAAACTAATGCATTTGGACTTGGTATATATGGAACATTTAAGAATAATAATTGGTATGTAGATAGTTGGTTAAACTATATGTATTTAAAAAATAGGATAGCTATAAAAAATGAGTTAAGATATATAAATCATGCATTAAAAGCGTCTTTAGAAATAGGGACAAGAGGAGATATGTATATAGGTAAGATGAGATTACATTCTAGTCATTATTGGCAGTTAATATATTCTCATATATTTAATACAGGACTTAAATATGATGAAGATGTAAAATATTTTGGTAATTCAAATATTAAATCAAGACTGGGGACTAATCTTACATTATTTACTCATTTTAAAAACATAAATCCATATTTAGAGTTTAATTGGATTTATGATACAAGGTTGGTAGGAGTTAGAGTAGAAAAGGAAGAGTATTTATATAATAATAACAAGAACACATTTGAATTAAAGTGGGGATTAAGAGAGATGAATGTTAATGATAGATTAAGTATGTGGGTAAATATAGTTCATAGATTTAATGAGGCTGGTTACAGAGCAAATGGAGCAGAATTTGGTGTGCAATATAAATTAAGATAA
- the rpsS gene encoding 30S ribosomal protein S19 has protein sequence MARSLKKGPFADQYLFKKIEAQGSNKAVIKTWSRRSTIFPQFIGYTFAVYNGKKHIPVYVTEEMVGHKLGEFAPTRTYHGHGKDKKK, from the coding sequence ATGGCTCGTTCATTAAAAAAAGGACCTTTTGCTGATCAATATTTATTCAAAAAAATAGAAGCACAAGGATCAAATAAAGCGGTTATTAAAACATGGTCAAGAAGATCAACTATATTTCCACAATTCATAGGATATACATTTGCAGTTTATAACGGTAAAAAACATATACCTGTGTATGTAACTGAGGAAATGGTTGGACATAAACTTGGAGAATTTGCTCCAACAAGAACTTACCATGGACATGGTAAAGATAAGAAAAAATAA
- the rplV gene encoding 50S ribosomal protein L22 yields the protein MPAIAKLRYQRLSPQKARLVADVIRGKDALEALNILRFTNKKAAPLIEKTLRSAIANAEHNLGLNPENLIVSKVLIDKGPVLKRMNPRAMGRADIIRKPLAHITVEVDVK from the coding sequence ATGCCAGCAATAGCTAAATTACGTTATCAAAGATTAAGTCCTCAAAAAGCTAGATTAGTAGCTGATGTAATCAGAGGAAAAGATGCATTAGAAGCATTAAACATTTTAAGATTTACAAATAAAAAAGCAGCTCCATTAATAGAAAAAACATTAAGATCTGCAATTGCAAATGCAGAACACAATTTAGGATTAAACCCTGAAAACTTAATAGTTTCAAAAGTGTTAATAGATAAAGGGCCTGTACTAAAGAGAATGAACCCAAGAGCAATGGGAAGAGCAGATATTATAAGAAAACCACTTGCACATATAACTGTTGAAGTGGATGTAAAATAA
- a CDS encoding Panacea domain-containing protein, whose protein sequence is MEKIIEVARFIVKRYKEMYSENIDEIKLQKLIYFTQKESILYTGNLLFIEKMKAWRLGPVSIKVRNGYRNRSVNKQNYNLKTFNKYIINNVIIKYGLYSSSKLINLTHKERAWKLARKGLLENERSVNNIDVNLIFDEKERLYDTYWDMYCDEFNDHKGDENDR, encoded by the coding sequence GTGGAGAAAATTATTGAGGTTGCTAGATTTATTGTGAAAAGATATAAAGAGATGTATAGTGAAAATATAGATGAGATAAAATTACAAAAACTTATATATTTCACTCAAAAAGAATCAATACTTTATACAGGAAATTTATTGTTTATTGAGAAAATGAAAGCTTGGAGATTGGGACCAGTATCAATTAAAGTAAGAAATGGATATAGGAATAGGAGTGTGAATAAGCAAAACTATAATTTAAAAACCTTTAATAAATATATAATCAATAATGTTATAATAAAATATGGTTTGTATTCTTCGAGTAAACTTATAAATCTAACACATAAAGAAAGGGCTTGGAAACTTGCAAGAAAAGGATTATTAGAAAATGAAAGGAGTGTTAATAATATAGATGTTAATTTAATTTTTGATGAAAAAGAAAGACTTTATGATACTTATTGGGATATGTATTGTGATGAATTTAATGACCATAAGGGAGATGAAAATGATAGGTAA
- the rpmC gene encoding 50S ribosomal protein L29, translated as MTVKEVRDLDLNQLESQVKELKHELFNLKLQKTLGQLQNTAQIRKVKRDIARMKTILTEKTGK; from the coding sequence ATGACAGTTAAAGAAGTTAGAGATTTAGATTTAAATCAGTTAGAATCACAAGTAAAAGAATTGAAACACGAATTGTTTAATTTAAAGCTACAAAAAACTCTTGGACAATTACAAAACACAGCACAAATTAGAAAAGTAAAAAGAGATATAGCTAGAATGAAAACAATCTTAACAGAAAAAACTGGAAAATAG
- a CDS encoding aldo/keto reductase, translated as MNIGKLGFGVYKITDEEKMKTALQTAIDAGYRLIDTATYYKNEAFIGDFLKTCKLKNELVITTKIWPSDMSYDDTLRSFEESHKLLDGKIDILLSHWPHPEKFIESYKAMERLKNEGAVKEIGVCNFKIHHLEKLKQHCSIKPFFNQVELHPKFSQPELRSYLKKEGIQVEAWMPIAKAKYLDDEILLNIARKYNMTSSQVILNWHIQRGIYAIPKSETPSRIIENFNSQSFILNEEDLKAIDMMDEGVRFSLDPDDFPYDKK; from the coding sequence ATGAATATAGGTAAATTAGGATTTGGTGTATATAAGATTACTGATGAAGAAAAAATGAAAACTGCATTACAGACTGCAATAGATGCTGGATACAGGTTGATAGATACAGCTACATATTATAAGAATGAGGCTTTTATAGGAGATTTTTTAAAGACTTGCAAATTAAAAAATGAATTAGTAATTACTACTAAGATTTGGCCAAGTGATATGAGTTATGATGATACTTTGAGATCTTTTGAAGAAAGTCATAAACTACTTGATGGAAAAATAGATATTTTATTATCTCATTGGCCTCATCCAGAAAAGTTTATAGAATCATATAAGGCGATGGAAAGGCTTAAAAATGAAGGAGCTGTAAAAGAAATAGGTGTATGTAATTTTAAGATACATCATTTAGAAAAACTAAAACAACATTGCTCTATTAAACCATTTTTCAACCAAGTAGAATTACACCCTAAATTTTCTCAACCTGAACTTAGATCATATTTAAAAAAAGAAGGTATACAAGTAGAGGCATGGATGCCTATAGCAAAGGCTAAATATTTAGACGATGAAATTCTGTTAAATATTGCAAGAAAATATAACATGACTTCATCTCAGGTAATATTAAACTGGCATATACAAAGAGGTATTTATGCTATCCCTAAATCAGAAACACCTTCAAGAATAATAGAAAACTTTAATTCTCAGTCATTTATTTTAAATGAAGAAGATTTAAAGGCTATAGATATGATGGATGAAGGAGTTAGATTTAGTTTAGATCCAGATGATTTTCCTTATGATAAAAAATAG
- the rplP gene encoding 50S ribosomal protein L16, translated as MLIPKRTKYRKQFRGSMGGIATKGNYVAFGDFGLAAKEFGWITSRQIEACRITINRTFKREGKIWIRIFPDKPYTKRPEGTRMGKGKGNAEGWVAVVKTGKVMFEVGGVSEEKAKEALRKAGHKLPIKVKFVRKEVGGDK; from the coding sequence GTGTTAATACCTAAGAGAACTAAATATAGAAAACAATTTAGAGGAAGCATGGGTGGTATTGCAACTAAAGGTAATTATGTAGCATTTGGAGATTTCGGATTAGCTGCAAAAGAATTTGGTTGGATTACTTCAAGACAAATAGAAGCATGCCGTATTACAATAAATAGAACATTTAAAAGAGAAGGAAAAATTTGGATAAGAATTTTCCCTGATAAACCTTATACAAAAAGACCTGAAGGAACAAGAATGGGTAAAGGTAAAGGTAACGCTGAAGGTTGGGTAGCAGTTGTTAAAACTGGTAAAGTAATGTTTGAAGTTGGAGGAGTATCTGAAGAGAAAGCCAAAGAAGCATTAAGAAAAGCTGGACACAAACTACCTATCAAAGTTAAATTCGTAAGAAAAGAAGTAGGTGGTGATAAGTAA
- a CDS encoding type II toxin-antitoxin system PemK/MazF family toxin, producing the protein MIGKIFIALFPYFDIGSRRKGLKERPVLVIGETNDNDCIILPVSTITKKQYFNPEYDIEIDPEKYPKLNLNKLSYIRVHKQAIIYKKALHKEIGDLKVEYGLKYIEVMKKLEGFNKSLLFNNCVF; encoded by the coding sequence ATGATAGGTAAAATATTTATTGCACTTTTCCCGTATTTTGATATAGGGAGTAGAAGAAAAGGACTTAAAGAAAGACCAGTTTTAGTTATAGGAGAAACTAATGATAATGATTGTATAATATTACCTGTTTCAACAATAACTAAAAAACAATATTTTAATCCAGAATATGATATAGAAATAGATCCTGAAAAATATCCAAAATTAAATCTTAACAAATTATCATATATTAGAGTTCATAAACAAGCTATAATATACAAAAAGGCATTGCATAAGGAAATAGGGGATTTAAAAGTAGAATATGGTTTAAAATATATAGAGGTAATGAAAAAATTAGAAGGCTTTAATAAGAGTTTATTATTTAATAATTGTGTTTTTTAA
- the rplN gene encoding 50S ribosomal protein L14, with translation MVQQQSILNVADNTGAKKIMVIRVLGGSRRRFGRIGDVVVASVKEAIPNGSVKKGDVVKAVIVRTRKEVKRLDGSYIKFDDNAGVILNASMEMKGTRIFGPVARELRAKNFMKIVSLAPEVL, from the coding sequence ATGGTTCAACAACAAAGTATACTTAATGTTGCTGATAATACAGGTGCTAAAAAAATCATGGTTATTAGAGTATTAGGTGGATCAAGAAGAAGATTCGGTAGAATAGGAGACGTTGTTGTAGCATCTGTTAAAGAAGCTATACCTAATGGAAGTGTTAAAAAAGGGGACGTTGTAAAAGCAGTTATAGTTAGAACTAGAAAAGAAGTTAAAAGATTAGATGGTTCATATATAAAATTTGATGATAATGCAGGAGTTATCCTTAATGCATCAATGGAAATGAAAGGGACAAGAATTTTTGGACCTGTTGCAAGAGAATTAAGAGCTAAAAACTTTATGAAAATAGTATCACTTGCACCAGAAGTACTTTAG
- a CDS encoding 2-dehydropantoate 2-reductase, producing the protein MKIIIAGTGAMGATYGSMLKKSGNEVIFLDLWQENVEAINKNGINFKNLGVEENIKAEAYLPSGYKESADLIVVFTKSMQLKQMLNDVKHLISEKTSVLCLLNGLGHIDTLKEFVKPEQILMGVTVLTAGMKGAGMFEVTNYGKTEIQNISEAGKENAIKVVECINNSGLPTVYSEDILFSIWRKACINGTMNACCALLDCNMLQLGKIEKSRELLGKIVEEFAAVAKKEGTTLDVEEITNLVCWFTTEEFQGVKHYPSMHQDLIQKRRLTEIDYLNGYVSKKGKEYGLDTSFCDLITILVHGRESVLIGG; encoded by the coding sequence ATGAAAATAATTATAGCAGGAACTGGAGCTATGGGTGCAACTTATGGATCTATGTTAAAAAAATCAGGAAATGAAGTAATTTTTTTAGATTTATGGCAAGAAAATGTTGAGGCTATTAATAAAAATGGAATCAACTTTAAAAATCTTGGAGTAGAAGAAAATATTAAAGCAGAAGCATATTTACCTTCTGGTTATAAAGAAAGTGCAGATTTAATAGTAGTATTTACTAAATCTATGCAATTAAAACAAATGTTAAATGATGTTAAACATTTAATTAGTGAAAAAACAAGTGTATTATGTTTATTAAATGGATTAGGGCATATAGACACATTAAAAGAATTTGTTAAACCTGAACAAATTTTAATGGGAGTTACAGTTTTAACAGCTGGTATGAAAGGTGCTGGAATGTTTGAAGTAACTAATTATGGTAAAACAGAAATTCAAAATATTTCAGAAGCAGGGAAAGAAAATGCAATTAAGGTTGTAGAATGTATTAATAATTCAGGATTACCTACAGTATATTCTGAAGATATCTTATTTTCTATTTGGAGAAAAGCATGTATTAATGGAACTATGAATGCATGTTGTGCTTTACTTGATTGTAATATGTTACAGTTAGGAAAGATTGAAAAATCAAGAGAATTATTAGGTAAAATTGTAGAAGAATTTGCAGCAGTTGCAAAAAAAGAAGGAACTACATTAGATGTTGAAGAAATTACAAATTTAGTTTGTTGGTTTACAACAGAAGAGTTTCAAGGGGTAAAACATTATCCATCTATGCATCAAGATTTAATTCAAAAAAGAAGACTTACAGAAATAGATTATTTAAATGGATATGTATCTAAAAAAGGTAAAGAATATGGATTAGATACAAGTTTCTGTGATTTAATAACTATTTTAGTTCATGGAAGAGAAAGTGTATTAATTGGAGGATAA
- the rplB gene encoding 50S ribosomal protein L2: MPIKKLKPITSGTRHMSILVNTELDKVRPEKTLVEPLNSSYGIDNYGHRTGRNRHKGHKRLYRVIDWKRNKLGIPAKVASIEYDPNRTANIALLHYVDGEKRYILAPSGLKKGDIVVSGENADIKPGNALKLKDLPVGTLIHNVELIPGKGGQLARSAGTSARLVAKEGTYCHVELPSGELRLIHKECFATVGVIGNSEHLLVSLGKAGRNRHLGRKPHVRGSVMNPVDHPHGGGEGRSPIGRKAPVTPWGKPALGKKTRGKKNSDKFIVRKRKK, from the coding sequence ATGCCTATTAAAAAATTAAAACCGATTACTAGTGGGACTCGGCATATGTCTATATTAGTAAATACAGAGTTAGACAAAGTTAGACCTGAAAAAACATTAGTTGAACCATTAAACTCATCTTATGGGATTGACAACTATGGACACAGAACAGGAAGAAACAGACACAAAGGACACAAGAGATTATACAGAGTAATCGATTGGAAAAGAAACAAATTAGGAATACCTGCAAAAGTTGCAAGTATAGAATATGATCCTAACAGAACAGCAAATATTGCTTTATTACATTATGTAGATGGAGAAAAAAGATATATTTTAGCTCCAAGTGGATTAAAAAAAGGTGATATTGTAGTTTCAGGAGAAAATGCAGATATCAAACCAGGGAATGCACTAAAATTAAAAGATTTACCAGTAGGGACATTAATACACAATGTTGAATTAATTCCAGGTAAAGGTGGTCAACTTGCAAGATCAGCAGGAACTTCAGCAAGACTAGTTGCTAAAGAAGGAACTTACTGCCATGTTGAATTACCATCAGGAGAATTAAGATTAATTCACAAAGAATGTTTTGCAACAGTTGGTGTTATTGGAAACTCTGAACACTTATTAGTTTCTTTAGGAAAAGCTGGAAGAAATAGACACTTAGGTAGAAAACCACATGTAAGAGGATCAGTAATGAACCCAGTAGATCACCCACACGGAGGGGGAGAAGGAAGATCACCTATAGGAAGAAAAGCACCAGTTACTCCTTGGGGTAAACCTGCTTTAGGTAAGAAAACTAGAGGTAAGAAAAACTCTGATAAATTCATCGTAAGAAAGAGAAAAAAATAG